The window CTGAAAGtggaatatataaaatatattctaaAATAATTGATATCCATTTGCTTATCCTATTTATGTTAAATATTTGGAACTTGTTATTCTCTTTTTTCAGTCCTTAGATATCCTTTGAAGCCCCTACTTACTTTTTGAAACATCCTGctgtttgtatttttcctgCTGTCACTCTCCAAGCCGATCCAATTGTGTTGCTGTCACTTCTGCGGACATGGCTCTTTTATATTAGTCCCGAGTGCAGTGAATTACATCCCCAAGATGGACATCGATGATCTAATGAGCAGTGCAACATTGTAGATCTTATTCGCGGGACAAGTTGGCCGAGTTACTTAAGCAGCTTGCCACAAAGCCATCCTTAGTGGCTGCGGGAAATTAAGCCACAGACTGACACCTGTTTGGGCGGTGGCTGGGGCTTTGCCTTTTGGGCCTTCATTGTATAATCTGCAATCGAGTTTGGCATTTACCAGTTTACAAtagttccagttccagttttGTCTATGGCCTGTGGGCAGCTTAGATCTTGTGGGTGGCCTTTTGGAGTCATATGTTTTGACTCAGAACTGCTATTTTTTCTCTAAAAGGGGTCAATGTGCCAGAGAAGTTGAAGACTAGACTTTTAAAAAAGTCAACCTTTGAGTGGTCAGGTAACACTCTCTAAACTGGTTTAGTTGACTTTAATTAGCTTATCTTAGAGCCCCCATTTACCTTTGATCAAGGGTATGCCCTAAAATAATCAACATGCCGCGATTATAAAGACACAAAAGCCAAACTAATCAATTCTTAACACCTCCAAAAGGCAAGCTTCATAAAAATAGCACGAAAACGCCAAGATTGcataatcatttaaataattaaaagtttcAAAGACAATAAAAACGGGGAAACAAAGCCAGAGACCGAGAGACAAGCGACCAACTAACTCACAACCTATaaacaaccaaaaaataaataaaaacagagaaatgtaaaatgaaaacaacaacattaagCCATAATTAAGTGCACAAAAGAGTCAGTGACTCTTCAGCGACAGTCTTCGACGCTTTAAACTTGAACTTGAAAACGGGTTTCTCCGCAAAGGGGACCACGGCAGGGCCGAGACAGTCGGTAGTGGGAGATCCATGGCGGAGATGTTGCAACTGGTTCCCAGTAGCCGTGGAAATGCACCTGGGACCGGGGGAGTGTCAACCGGTTGCTAACTGTCCGGATGAGCCTATAAATTGATTGGCCTTCGACTGGCCGCGGCTTAGTCCAAGTTCAATCGGATCCAGAATAGCACCAGAGAATGTTCAAGGCAAGCTTCGAAGAGCACTCCCCCTAGAGTTCACTTTAACTTCAATCTATAATCtatatttttaaggttttcATTATGTTTTCCCTGATGATGGGTGTGAGCCTTGCTGCCACGGTTATCTACCATCAGCCTGTGATTTATCACCATCCCTTGCCGGTGGCTGCCACACCTGAGGAGCTGGCACAACATCCCGGCTACACCATTGTGGCACCTCTCACCAAAATCGCCCATGTCACCTACGATTCTGTACCCATCTCACATACTCCCTATGAGCATGTTCCACTTTTCCAGCGGATTGGTCATGTGAAGCACAAAAGGTTCTAGGAGAGAATACTAACTTACctttaagatttaaagaaatactAGGTTAAAgattaaatataaagaaaCTTATTCATAATCCCATTTTCCCAGATCCAAAATCAATAAAACCCTTTtactaaatttaaaaattcattgtTTATTCACCAAACATTGTGCTCTCTAGGGATGAAAATTGGGACTAAGGCCTACAAGCTAATAGGACGGATGAAAGGGTGTTGATGCTGAGTGATCCTTGGGCTAACTCCTTAGAAGAAGTAGGGGGCAGGGGCGGCGAACTTGGGGGCCACAGCCAGAGGCGCGGGAGCAGCCAGAGGAGCGGCGAAAGGCGCGAATCCGAACTTGGCGGGGGCAGCGAAGGCAACTGGCGCCGGGGCGGGGGCGAATCCCAGAGGGGCGGCCAGAGGAGCAGCCACCGGGGCAGGGGCGGCGAAGGCTACCTTAGGAGGGGCCACAGCAAGAGCAGGAGCAGCCGGAGCCAGAGCCGGAGCAGCAATGGCGGGCAGACCGAATGGGATCTTGGCGGGAGCGGCGAAGGCAACTGGAGCAGGGGCAGCCACTGGCAGAGGAGCTGGGGCGGCGAAAGCCACTGGAGCGGGTGCTGGGGCGGCGAAGGCTACTGGAGCGGGAGCAGCTACAGGCACAGGCAGGGGGGCGGGAACGGGGGCGGCGAAGGCAACTGGAGCCTGAGCGGGAGCCACTGGGTAGGCCACAGCGTGGTTGATGCGATGGGCGTTGAAGCTGGAGGCGTAGGGGGCAACCACAGGAGCAGTGGCAACAGGAGCAGTGGCAACAGGAGCAGCCAGAGGAGCAGCCAGAGGAGCAGCCAGAGGAGCGGCCAGAGGGGCAGCCAGAGGAGCAGCCAGATGAGCTGGAGCATGGAAGGGCAGGAGACCAGCCTGGGCAGAAGCCACGCACAGAGCAACGAGCTGGAAGAAAATATATCCGAAAATTAGGATAATCCTGGAGCGATTCCTGGCTAGTGCCATCCTGCGAAACTCACCACAATCTTGGCGAACATCTTGCTTGGATTGAGGATTAGGATCTTGGGTGTGTTTAGCTTGAAGGCAGATCGAGCTGTGATATCCAACTGACCGATGGGCAATGCTTTTATAATTCTGCAACCCTTTGGAACATCCGTGGTCGGGCATACGAAAACACCTTGGAAGACTTTCTATATTCGGACTTGATGAAGGgcgtttttttgtttttgattttgggtttatttttAGGCGATTGGTGGTGGATCGCTGTACTTAATAATCAATTGGTTACCTCTTACGTCGAACGCCCCCGAAAACTTTCATAATTGCACGCAATTCCCGACCATAACCTAGCCCAAGCCACTTTATTTTAGGGATTGGGCAAGATTTCGTTTTGACCAGCTTATgacagttttgtttttgtctttTTGGCCAATGCGAGTGGGTGGTTGGGCTGACGGGCTGATGAGTTCGTAATTATTTGTCCAAAATACGTGCCACCCCGACCGACGCCTGGTTAAatcatttaattgaaatacCACTCTTTGGGCCATGTTTCTGTTTCGGTTttgttaacttttttttacCAACAATTGTCGCGTGTTTGGGCCGGGCCTGTGTCTGGAATTTCTGATTTGATTTCTTGTTGCGTGCAGTTGGAAATTCACTAACAACATTTCAGCGTCTGGCCAACGAGTGTATCTGTGTTAGCCCGATATTTGTGGCTTTACTCTTACAAGTGTTTGCTGAATAACTGAGACCCCATTTGGCGGCATTACGACGCGTCTGGTTCGTAATGAGAGACTGAATCAGATATCAGTTATGTTTCTTTTGGCTAATTTTATGTTGCAGCCAAGATTTGATCATTTCTAcgtcattttcattttattattttcaaaaccTATCCTATTATAGTGgaaaaattaacaattaaTATGGAAAATCccacttttcctttaaataaattttaaacattATTTTCATACTTTGTTTCGTTTTACTATAATTATTCGATAAATAGTTTCTATTTgattattgattattttacattttctacATGACTTTGATGACTCTTTGGTAAGGTTCTTGGACCATCTTAGAATATTCCTAACAGCGGGTGGTGATGGGCTTTCAACTTCAGGGGCAGCGCCTTCAGGTGGAGGTGGGGCTTGGCCAGCACCTTCGGGAAAAGGTATCCGACGGAGAccttggtggtggtggttttGGGTCCTGGGATGGCTCGGTAGGTGGGTGCAAAGGGCACGGCCTCCAGAACTGGTGGCAGCACCTGGTGGGTTACCGTGGGCAGGTGCAGCTCCGGcaaaagtggggctggtgctGGAAGAAGTGGTGCTGGAGCCGGGAGAAGTGGTGCAGGAGCTGGGAGGAGCGCAGGACTGGGCAGAAGTGGTGCTGGAACTGGAGCAGGAAGAGGAGCAAAGGCAGGGGCCAGAGCAGGAGGTGCCGGAGCAAAGACAGGTGTAGGAGCTGGAGCATAGAccggagcaggagctggagcaaAAACTGGAGTAGTAGCTGGAGCAAAAACTGGCGTAGGAGCTGGAGCAAAGGCAGGGCCAAGAGCTGCAGCAAAAACAGGAGCCGGTTCAGGTGCAGGGAGTGCTGCTAGTGGTGGAGGCCCATAAACCGGTGGTGGTGCTGGAGCAAAAGCAGGAGCCGGGGCCACACCGGGCAGCAAAGGAGCTGGGGGTGGAAGGACCGCTTCCTGCACCGCATAATCCAAGTGGTGCGGCAGAGCGTGCAGGGATTCCAGGTGGTTCAGATGATGATGTCCACCAAAGTGGTCAAAGTGGTGGTTGAAGTGGTGCGAGGGCTTAGCCCCACTGCCCACCAGGAGGAAAGCGAAGGCACAGGCctgtttaaaaattaaatttcagtTCAATTAAGTCCTAACCTTTCGACTTCCTTGAACTCACCCAGGTCAGTTGCCACATCTTGCTTGGAGAGGGAGTGTCTTTGGTTTCTGAAGAGGATTAGCCTCGCGATCGATGTGCTCGACCTGTTGGCTCGACGTTCAATGTCTCTCCATTGTCCAaagctattaatatttataggGAAATTGAGCGGGCTCTTCAATCAAAGACTTGCACTTGCCTTTCTTCACTTTCATGGGTCTTTATGGGTTGGTGGTTGGATGGGCTGGCTGTGAGGCTTGGGTGAGGCAACCCAATCCGATTTAGTTGGTCAGCAGTGTCGTGACTGCCATCGACTGAGGGGCAATAACTTCTTGGCCGATTTGAAAGCACGGCCCATGATTATATAACCAAACCATAAGCCAAGCCGAAGCCAAACCTAGCCCAGGCATTGACAGATTTTCCAAAAGCGGAATATGATTATGATAACCCATAAATATTGTTTCGATCGTAAATAATAACCGATTGCGCTTTAGGTGGCAACGCAATCACCCCAAAATTTATGTTGATATGGGATTAAGCTTGGCTTCAATTTTTCTTAAAGGGaatttaacaaatttatttatatttagagAAAACATATTCTATTTATACATTTTGGGTATTTGCCTTTCTATATTAGTCTTCTGACTTGAATTTGATGATTGAAAATCATTCATTATAGGCACTCATTAGGAATAACATAATTTCCGAATTTATGGGTTCATTAAAATTTTACCCGGTTTGTTCTTCTTTTTAATGTTGCTTAGAAAAAAATTCTTTGATGGCTCGGTATGCCTCTCACAAATTtgtattgtttattttttaatagagaatttttatatttatgtttacCTTTAACAATTGATTGGCAACCACTTTGTTGGCCAATAAAAATTGTGTCTCCTTTCTGGCTTTTATTTTGGTAAAATGACCAGAAATGTCAGTGACGTTATTCCAGCTTTTCAATTTCTTGGTAGGAAAATCtgcataacttggccaatacttGGAAGATCCATAAacgttataccttcccgaacTTAGAACTCCGAGTAGCTTCATTCcccatcaaaacctggcaacaaaaattgggacccatttttcgaaattttttaaaggggtaccatcatgattttggccaaaaaatggtccaaatttttttcgtttcacTTCTCCGATATTTTTATGGAGATAGAAGGGGAAAAGTTCTccgatttataaatggtattccgtttttCGATCGGTTTcaaaatagttaagatattcgCTAAAAACTGAATAGAAAGTTAAGATttagggaaaataaaaaaacattagAAACGCTGGTCCAGCTTTTCAATTTTCCTGGTAAGAAAATCtgcataacttggccaatacttGGAAGATCGataaatgttataccttcccgatctcaGAACTCCGAGTAGCATCATTCcccatcaaaacctggcaacaaaaatttggacccatttttcgaaattttttaaaggggtaccatcatgatttgggccaaaaaatggtccaaatttttttcgtttcacTTTTCCgatatttttatgcagatAGAAGGGGAAAAGTTCTccgattcataaatggtattcagTTTTTCGATCGGTAGTCTTAAATATGCAAAATGGCCATAATATTCGCTATAAAGTGTAtcaaaaaaaacttttgaCATTAATTTTTATCATTCGTTATTTAATGTTGGCCAAAACCCTTAAAAGCTTTCAATgtcttaaattttaattaaatttacagAGTGAAGGAGATTATAGCCCTGTTTTGGTTTAATGGTATTTCGATTTTCAATCGGTTAAGAAAAGAGCGAGATATTGGCGAAAATGTGTTacaaaagttttaattttgaacAGTTGGAATTATTATGTGATCTGTCTTATAGAATTTTTGGCATTTCTATGATAAAAGAATACATAATACTCCTTGGATCCATTCGAAGTTACTTGattattgcattttttattttgtatccTGTTAATTCTAGGCATACTATAAATAAACTGTCTAGACATCATCAATAtaatacacattttttaaaagatttttttatttcgataattatttattcatttttttaagatttgtctatatttttgcGCATTTGAGGGGATGTTTCCTTAGACAACCACTGGTgcgggagcagcggcagcaagGGGAGCGGCGTAAGGGGAGGCCAGGTAGGGGGAGGCGTAGGGGTAGGCGGAGTAAGCGGCAGCGGCCAGCGGGGCGGAGTAGGCGGCAGCAGTCAGAGGGGCAGAGTAAGCAGCAGCGGCCAGAGGGGCGGAGTAGGCAGCAGCCAAGGGAGCGGCGGTGTAGGGAGCAGCGGCCAGAGGAGCAGCAACTGGGGCAGCCAGAGGAGCGGCCACTGGGGCAGCCAGAGGAGCGGTGTACTTGGCCACTACGGCGGGAGCAGCGGGGATTCCGGAGACGTAGCGGCTGGAGTAGGGAGCGGTGAACTCAAAGGGGGCGGTGGTGTAGGAGGACAGAGTGCCGTCGTAGTTGTTGCGGACGTCCACCTGGCTGCTGCCACCAGCGGCGTACAGAGGAGCGTTGGCGTAGGCGAGAGGGGCAGCCAGAGGGGCGGCAAGGGGAGCTACCACTCCAGGTTTGGCGGCCGAGCAGGCGATGAGGGCGGCGATGACCAGCTGGGAACAAAGGAATATAAACATTATAGCATCCTGGTTATGGGGAAGTTATCCTTTCGAACGGAAACTTACAAACTTGTACATTTTGCTTGGTTGGTTGATTTTGTCTAAAGCTCTTGAGCGATAATGTTCATTTCCAGCCCAGTCAGTAGCTTATATAGCTCGTGCCCATATC of the Drosophila ananassae strain 14024-0371.13 chromosome 2R, ASM1763931v2, whole genome shotgun sequence genome contains:
- the LOC116655810 gene encoding skin secretory protein xP2, whose protein sequence is MFAKIVLVALCVASAQAGLLPFHAPAHLAAPLAAPLAAPLAAPLAAPLAAPVATAPVATAPVVAPYASSFNAHRINHAVAYPVAPAQAPVAFAAPVPAPLPVPVAAPAPVAFAAPAPAPVAFAAPAPLPVAAPAPVAFAAPAKIPFGLPAIAAPALAPAAPALAVAPPKVAFAAPAPVAAPLAAPLGFAPAPAPVAFAAPAKFGFAPFAAPLAAPAPLAVAPKFAAPAPYFF
- the LOC6493175 gene encoding extensin; its protein translation is MWQLTWACAFAFLLVGSGAKPSHHFNHHFDHFGGHHHLNHLESLHALPHHLDYAVQEAVLPPPAPLLPGVAPAPAFAPAPPPVYGPPPLAALPAPEPAPVFAAALGPAFAPAPTPVFAPATTPVFAPAPAPVYAPAPTPVFAPAPPALAPAFAPLPAPVPAPLLPSPALLPAPAPLLPAPAPLLPAPAPLLPELHLPTVTHQVLPPVLEAVPFAPTYRAIPGPKTTTTKVSVGYLFPKVLAKPHLHLKALPLKLKAHHHPLLGIF
- the LOC6506807 gene encoding uncharacterized protein LOC6506807, coding for MFKVFIMFSLMMGVSLAATVIYHQPVIYHHPLPVAATPEELAQHPGYTIVAPLTKIAHVTYDSVPISHTPYEHVPLFQRIGHVKHKRF
- the LOC6493174 gene encoding cuticle protein 18.6, with the translated sequence MYKFLVIAALIACSAAKPGVVAPLAAPLAAPLAYANAPLYAAGGSSQVDVRNNYDGTLSSYTTAPFEFTAPYSSRYVSGIPAAPAVVAKYTAPLAAPVAAPLAAPVAAPLAAAPYTAAPLAAAYSAPLAAAAYSAPLTAAAYSAPLAAAAYSAYPYASPYLASPYAAPLAAAAPAPVVV